A genomic stretch from Candidatus Thiothrix anitrata includes:
- the darT gene encoding type II toxin-antitoxin system toxin DNA ADP-ribosyl transferase DarT gives MSNIPDPLWLFHITHISNLPNILLQGGLLANNAISGQYTNIAHQEIQTRRHSKQIPCGIGGVLHDYVPFYFCRQSPMLYAISKNRVEGYSGGQAEVLYLAVKFSDIQQAGLPWVFTDGHAAMDFSEFYTDPTHFDQVDWELMQAQYWSDTDDDPDRKRRRQAEFLVHQCVPWACITGIGVYDAAQQSRVESILDNAPSVHKPNVKVLRKWYY, from the coding sequence ATGAGTAACATCCCTGACCCGCTGTGGTTATTCCACATTACCCACATCAGCAATTTGCCGAATATCCTTCTGCAAGGTGGTTTATTGGCAAATAATGCCATCAGCGGTCAGTACACCAATATCGCCCACCAAGAAATTCAGACCCGCCGTCACAGCAAGCAAATCCCTTGTGGTATAGGCGGTGTACTCCACGATTACGTGCCATTTTATTTCTGCCGTCAGTCCCCCATGTTGTACGCCATCTCCAAAAATCGGGTGGAAGGTTACAGCGGCGGGCAAGCCGAAGTGCTATATCTAGCTGTAAAGTTTAGCGATATTCAGCAAGCGGGTTTGCCGTGGGTATTTACCGATGGTCACGCTGCAATGGATTTTAGCGAATTCTATACCGACCCCACTCATTTCGATCAGGTGGATTGGGAATTGATGCAAGCCCAATATTGGTCTGATACCGACGATGATCCCGACCGAAAACGCCGCCGTCAGGCTGAGTTTTTGGTACATCAGTGCGTCCCGTGGGCTTGCATTACTGGGATAGGTGTGTACGATGCCGCCCAACAATCGCGGGTTGAGTCTATACTTGATAATGCCCCGTCTGTACATAAGCCTAATGTAAAAGTGCTAAGGAAATGGTATTATTAA